AAGCGGTAAAAGAAGATTCCTCTAAACTCATCCAAAAATCAGCTTCATTGTCTTCCAAAGATAATATATCCGACTGAAGTTTGGATAGGTATTCTTCTTTGGAGAGAAAACCGGAGTGGTAGAGGAAGTAAGCATCGTAAAAACTGGTGAATCCTTCAGCAATCCATAATTCACGCGTTAGGTTAGGTTTTTGGTAGTCAAAGGGACCAAGTGCGATGGGTCGGATCCGTTTGATATTCCAAAGGTGGAAATATTCATGAGATAAAAGTTCGAGTAACTTTTTATATTCTTCCTCATCAAAAATGAGTTCTGGATTGAAGTAATTGATGCTGGACGCTCTATGTTCCAACCCACCATACGCAGGCAAACTCAAATTGAGAACAAATAAATAATATGGATTGGGTGAGTCCATCATCCAATCTATTTGTGTTTCGGTAATTCGTTTTAAGTCTTGGGCCAGTTTTGTTTTGAAATCGAAGTTTACATCGCCTTCCACAAGTAATTCATGTTTGGTGGTTCCGGCTGTAAAAAATACCGAATTTTGTTTGCTTAAGTGGAACGGGGAATCAAATAGTTCATCAAAATTTTCTGCAAAAAACAAATGATTGTCTTCTTCACTCCGAGTTAAACTCGAATATACATAAGGGAAATGATTGGAAACTTGAAACTGAATCGTAGAAGGTTGTTCTAGTTTTCCCTCTGGGTATAAAAATAATGCAGGGGGGTTGATAAATCCAAACTCAGTTTCTAAATAATTTGTCCTTACTGTAAAGTCTTCAAAAGCATAAATGATATAGGAGATTTCGAATTCGGAGGGTAAATTTTTTAATTTCCAACGGTGTAAATCCACCATTTCCCAAGGGACTATTTCGCCAGTATTCAAGTTTTTTACTGCGAATTTATGTAGGTGGGTTCCATAGTCTCGGATCATGTAAGAACCGGGGGTCCAACTGGGCAAACAAAAGTTCATCTCCGATTGGTCTGTTTTGACACGGAGCCTAACTTGAAAATAATGTTTGAAGAGGTCAAATAGGGAGACTTCAAAATCCAGCTGGAGCGAGTTAGACTGGTCAGGCCTGTCTATGGTTTTTTCCTCTTGTTCTTTTGCCATGGTTACACTATCTTCTTTTATTTTTAGTTTTGATCAAATGTTTTCTTGACGTTTTTTCTTTATAGTACTAGAAAAGGCATAGCTAAGGTATGAGCAAAGGAGGTGGTCTAATTGGATAGTAGTTGTTACAACACAAGATTTTTGACTCGCGAGGTGGCTGGGCAATAACGCCTCTAGCTTTGTTGCAAAACCGACCAGACACAGTCTTTCCAAGTTCCGAATGGGTGGTCTCCTTTGGGCTTTTAGCAGTCGCTTGGAAAGATTCCTTTTACTTATTTTCTACCTATAAATGGAATTTTAATAAAATTTCCGATAACTTTGAACTAATCCCTGTCATGCGGAGTGAGTTTGCAGACATTGTTTCCGATTGTTCAGATAAAATTTGCGAACCATTGGAAATGTTGATGGTCATGTTTGATAGTTCGAAGGTGGCTCTTTTTTGTTCTTCAGTGGATTGTTGGATGGATTCCACAAGGGAAGTGATTTCTTCAATTTCTACATAAATTTGGTCAGTTCTCGTTTTTTGGTCTTGGATGAGAGGAACAATGTCTTTCGCTTTTTCAAAGATAACAGAAACCTCCTTGATAATCTCTCGGAGTAAATCGATGAGTTTTGTAACTTGTGTTCCTCCATTTTGGATGGAATCTAAAGCCTCTTCCGAGAGTGTATTGATTTGCGATACCGATTCTGCTGCTTGGGAAGCCAGTTTGGAAATTTCTTCGGCCACAACGGCAAACCCGCGACCCGATTCTCCAGCTCGTGCGGCTTCAATTGCTGCGTTTAACGCAAGCAAGCTGGTCTTTTCTGAAATATTGGAAATAACATCCGAAAATTCGGTGATGGCTAAAGACTTCTCTTGGATCTCTTCAATGGCTTTAGAAGTCAGTCCTGCCATATTCCTTCCTTCTTCCGCTTTTTGATTGGCTCCTACCGCAATTTCTCCAAAGGATTCCACTTCTGTTGTGATTTTTTGAACAAGATTTTGGATGGCATGAAGTGAGGTATGAATGGATTTAGAATTGTTAACTGCCTGTTCTACATTGGCATTGATGGTTTCGGAAGATGCGTTGAGTTCTTCAACGGTGGCACTTGCTTCTTCGGAGGAAGCGGCTTGGCTTTGGGCCAAATCAGAAAGCTCAATGATTGTGTTCTCCATAAATCGAGAGGTATCTGTTAAGTCCGATCCAGAAGTTTGAGCTACACTTAGGATATGTCGAATGTTTGTTACCATGGCTACAACAGCTTCTACAAGGTGACCAATTTCATCTTTATTTTCGTCTACAATTTCTTTCGATAAATTGCCGTTAGCTGCATCCTTTGTAAATCCAATCAAAGATTGTAACCTTCTATCCACTAGATTCCGAAAGATCATCATATTGGCTAAAGTGGAAAAAAGAATACCAGTGATTCCAAGTCCTAAAGCGATCCAAAAAATAAATTGTATTTCGCTCGTGATTTTCCCTTGCGGATAAGAAACTCGAAGTGTCCAGGGTGCTGTGTTTTCAACCAGTTGGATGGGCAAACTCACATGGAAGTATTCGGAATCGGAATAAGTTTGTCTTTGTTTGGTAGACATGGCTAAATTAATATATTTGTCTTCCTCATCCTTCCATATCACATCCTTTTTGTCTGGATGAAGTCCGTTGAAAAGTACGTAACCATTACTGGCAACAAGGGTGATCTTTACAGTTCCCTCTAAAATTTTTAAGTTATGAAGATAGGTGCGGATGGTTTCTAAAGAAAGATCAGCCCCGGCAATTCCTATAAAGTTTTGATTCCGAATCACCGGATAAACCAGAGAAATCATAGTCACATCTTTCCCATCGACTTTATAATCAAAGGGTGGGATGAGTTCGACTTTTTTGTTTTTTTTGGGGAGTTGGTAAAAGTCAGACTCAGGAAGATCAAACCCAACCACGGGTTCTATAATAATTTTGCCATTTGATTTTACAGAATAAGGGATAAACCTGCCCGAATTATCATGGTACTTCGTATTGCGGTAGTTAGAGTCCTTTCCATCAAAAGCATTTGATTCAAATACTACGTAAGTGCCTAAGATAGATTCGTTAGAGGCAGTCATTACATTTAAAATTTGGAAAACTCGCTCTCGGTCGAGAAGGTTTGGTTCTTGTAGAATTTGTTTCAGTAGATAGGCTTCGCCCAGTGGGGCTGATAAATAGTCTCCCACATCGAGAGAAATTTTATCTGCAAGGACAGATATATTTTCTAGTGCGTCTTCTTTTGCATTTTTATATATGACATAAGAAATCAGTGTGAGGATTACTCCGAGTGAAAAAAGGGTAATAACTGCCGAACCAAAGGCTAACTTCTGTTTAATGCTCATTCTTTTGGATTTATATTCCTAAGTGAATGTTACCTTATGTAATCGAGTGGTTTTCTCAACTCATTTCTAAAAGGTCCTTTAGTTTTTCTGGATACTGGCTTACTCCTAACAAATTCCCATCACTATCCAAAAAGTATGCAGTGTATTCGGTTTGGTTTTGGATTTTTACTTGGTTTAAAAACTGGATCCATTCGGATCGATCTCTTTCCGAAAAAGAAAAAACAAGAGCGCGGGGGGACTGTTTCTCTCCTTCTTCTAACATAAGAATGATCGGACCGAACCCAATCCAAAGGGAACGGATTTCTCCCGATTCGTAATAGAATTCCTGAATTTTTTTCGAACCAGGAATTTTGAGGTAAAATTTGGCTAAATGGGAAGGGTGGGGCGTACCTATGGCAATGTGGTGGATCATTTTTTTGTTTTCAAATCCCTTTCTAAAAAAGAAGCTATCATGAAATCTATGTATCGGAGTTTTTCATGAAAAAATCCCTCATTTTGGCGCTCGCTCTCGGGCTTTTCTTGGCTAATTGTAAATCCAAAGTGTATACCCAAGAAGAGTGTGAGTCGGCTCTCGCTGGAACATTCGTTCAAATCGAAGAAGAAGCAAAAAAGAATCCAGCTGCAGCACCAGTTCTCGCAGGATTACAACAAGGTAAACAAAAAATGATCGATCAGTGTATGGAAGGAAAATTTGATCCTAACTGCTTGAAAAATGCTCCAGGTTTCGCTGGCATTATGGGTTGCGTAAAAAAATAATTCTACTAATCCTACCGGGGATTCGCATTCCCGGTTTTTGTTTCACCCTCAAAACTTTCAAATCCCCCAGGTTCTGCATAACATCCGTGAGTCCGATAAGGACCATCTTCAAAAAACCGAATTTCCTGCGCATATCGTTTCCCTTCTCTTAAACATTGTTTGCAGATAAAAGGCCGAATTGCCCAGTCTTCACATTCTTCAGGCCGAAAACTTGGGAACACTCGAAGAAAGGGTTTGGATAGTTCTTCCGCAGGCTCTGCCCAAAGGACAAAACCAAAAAATACAATGGTTCCCAAAGTCAAAGTTAGTCTCATTCAATAAAACTATCGGGATTTCCTGCGTTTTTCAGGATGGGCCTGTGAGAGAAAATGCGAGTACAGAATGGAAAGGGGTAGTGCTTGTTCTTATGGGGGCATTATTATTTAGCGCGAAGGCAGTCATTGTAAAGTTGACCTACCGGTATGAAATTTCAGCCATTGGATCGCTTTTCTTTCGGATGTTGTTCGCCTTTCCTTTTTTGGCCTGGATTGCTTGGAAGGCAGAAAGGGAAGAAGGGAAAACCAAACTTACCAAAAAAGACGTGATCCATCTTCTCCTTATGGGGGTCGTGGGATATTACTTGGCTAGCCTTTTTGATTTTCTCGGACTTAAATACATTAGTGCAGGCCTAGAACGGATTATCCTTTTTATCTACCCCACCCTTGTTGTGATTTTATCTTTCCTATTTTTAAAAAAGAAAATCCATATCCGAGAAGTGTTTTCTCTCGTTCTGACATATACCGGTGTTTTTTTAGCCTATGGACAAGATGTCCAGCTGGGTTCTGCTAAAGAAGTGAGTTTAGGAGCATTTTTTATTTTACTTTCTGCTCTTACTTACGCTATTTATTTGATGGGAAGTGGGTCCATCATCCCAAAGTTAGGTGCAAAAAAATATACTGCTTGGGCTTTGATTATTTCTTCTTTTGCCGTATACATCCATTTTGCAATATTTGGAACTTATAAGGAACTCATCCAACCATTCTCTTTTTATGCCCTTGCTTTTATTATGGGGACAGTGAATACAGTAGTCCCAGCCATTTTTGTTTCCGAAGGGATCAAACGAGTTGGTAGCAAAACAGCCGCTATAGTGGGTTCTGTTGGACCAATGTCGACTCTTTTTTTGGCATATTGGTTACTAGATGAACCGATAACAATACTACATAGCATTGGTACTTTATTCGTACTCACTGGAGTTTTTTGGATTAGTACTGCAAAAAAAGCAAAAGAAGTGTCTGTTTAGGAAAGAATTTTTCTTTCCAATTGTTGATAATTGGTAGAGAATCAAAGGTCTATATGAATTTAAGAAACCTGCTGTTTGTACTCGTATTTGTCACAACAGTGTCGCAAAGCGAACTGCATGCTCAATTTACTTGTGAAGGATCAGCCTGTAGCTTTTTACCCCCAATACTTACGGAAGCAGGGAACGGTTCCCTTCGAAAATTTGAAACGGGATATTTAAATGAAGTACTTAAAACCAATTTAGAAGCAGGTTTTCTTGCTAACGTTGGTGCCAGTAATATCGGAACCGGTATGGTGCGGCGCATTCAATTCGGTATCAGTACCTCTGCTGCTGGATACAAAAAAGACGATATCCAAATCCAAGATAATTATATCAAATACCCAAAACTTCCGAACGTAGGTGGTGCAGCAATTCCTTCCTTCCATTTGGATATCAATCCTGGATGGTTACTCGGAACCTCAGAAGGTGGTTACATCCGCCGGATGGGAATTTTTCTTCATGGTATGAACGTTGCCATTTCGGAAGACCAAATTCAGTCTGCGTCCAATAACAAAAATTACGAAGGCCGTATCGCCGTACGGTCGTATGGTGGAATGATACGTTACCAATTGGTTGAGAAAGAAGGTTTTTTAATGAACCTAATCACCTGGAACGGAATCAACGTAGGTGTGGGCCATCATGTGATGGAACAAAACATGAGTCTAAGTTATTTAGAAGGAAAAGCCGCCCAAATTGAATTCCAAGGTGTGAAAGGAAAATGGGGAGGAGATACCAACTTTGCTTTTAACACCAAAGTTCAAACCACCAATGTTGATTTACGAACTGGGCTTGGACTCTTTTGGATCGCGAACGTGATTGTGGGTGGGGGATATAGTTGGAACTCTGGGAGTAACTCAGCTTCACTTTCTAGACGAGGCCCATTCCTCATCAACTCCAATGAAGCCCAACCTTTGGAATTGCCTCGGGAATACCAATCCGCTATTGACAAAGAACTATTGGCACAAAATCCGAATGCGACGCTTGGTTTTAAAGCAAGTAGCGAATCTAACTCCAAACGCGGAGTTGGGTACGGGATTGTTGGATTAGAATTTGATTTGTTTCTCTTAAAGGTCATTGCAGAAGGCTTGTACGGTGGAAAGGACTTGTACTCTGCCAATCTGGGAGTCAAACTCTCTTTTTAGGAAAACTTCGGGGAAATCCATAAAACCTTGCCGTACGGATTGCGGAATTTAGCTTACGTCTTAGGTCTAAGTTTCAATGAAGTTATACAAACGCTATGCAAGGGCATTCACTCTCGCCTCCCAAGTTTTTTCCTTGGGAATTGTGGTTCCAATCGGAATTGCATTAATTCTATTCTATGTCGATTTAAGTCATAATCAGATAAAAACTTTCATTGGTGCCACCATTGCGGCGGCCCTTGTGAGTTTGCTCATCCCTTCACTCATCTTTCCTAAAAAACTAAAGGCCATCAAAAAGGGGTTGGTTGAGCTCGAGTCCCAAACGGAGAAGGATCCTAAAACCTACGTTGCCGTTTGGAACCTAATTGCAAAGATGCCTGTGATTGGTGCTCTCGTGGGAAGTTCCCAGTGGGCGTTAGCTCTTCCTATCGTTATTGGTCCTCTTCTTTACCTTCCCGAAACTAGTAAGTCGGATTCGTTTTATATCGTTTGCGTCCTCATTCTAACAGCACTTCTCAACGTTGTGTTTTCTTTTATCCTATTGGAAAAAGCATCTCATTTGGTTTTGGAAGATGATATTTTTCAAGCAGAACTAAAAGAAAGAATTTCTCCTTATTATAGAAACTTAAGAAATACGGTTCCTATTATATTTTCGCTTATGGTCATGGTGCTTTCCATTTTCCTATTGATTTATGCATTCAATGTCAATGCCAAGTCTTTGGAAAAAGCCTTTTCGAATCAGTTGTATAACTTCAATCAAAGTAACGAAGCCGGAATCAATGTTTATTTTGAGTCAGTAGAAACCAATTTGAAAGAAGTGGTTTCCTTACCTGTCATTAGGGCTGCCCTCGAAACCAAAAATTACAAACAAGCAGAACCGTTGCTTTCGAAAGTACTCGGGGACTCTCAATTACTTTTGGAAAATGCTTTTATTGCTTCCTTCGCCGAGGGAGTGCCCATTGTTGCCTCTGGACTTCCCAATGGAGCAAGCATAGGTTATTCCTTAGCTTCTAACCCAGATGTATTGGAGAATATCAATGCCACTAAGGAAGGCAAAAGCCATGTTGGCATTGCTGTAAAATCTCCATTTAAAGGCGATATCGTGATTATGGTGACAAGTCCTGTAAAGAGTGCCAATGGAACCGTCATTGGTATGGTGGGAATGCCGTTTCTTGTTGGGAAGGCAATGGAATCTTTTCTGAAAAACGTAAAGATTGGAACCACTGGGTATTCTTTCCTACTCGATAGGAAATCAACTATGGTTTACCATCCCAATCCGAAGTATTTAATGAATAGCTTTAAAGGTTCTGAATTTGAAACTTTGGCAAAAAATGCCGGAGAAACGGATTCCTTTCGTAATCCTTGGGAGGGATCTACCTTCCTGCTACGAAGAAAGGTCAGTGAAAAGTATGGCCTTCAGTTTTTTTCCACAATTGATTTAAAAGAAATTGAGGTGGAGAGTCTCTCTTCTCTAAGGGGCCTAACAGTAATTAGTATTATTGGAGCAGCACTCATTGCATTAGCAATTTATCTTTTATTTACTGCTAGATTCAAACCAATGAAAACCATTGGAAAGATCCTACAAGACATCGAAATTGGGGACCTACGCCACAACGCGAAAATGGAGTCCTCCGATGAGTTTGCAAGACTTGCTCGGGGTTTAAACGCTACGTTAAAACAAATTTCAGAAGTGGTAGGATCCAATCAGGCGTTTTCAGAAGATCTGGCATCTTCCGCAGAACAAATGTCAGCTTCACTTAACATGTTGTCTTCCAATGCCCAAACGCAGGCTGCTTCCGCAGAAGAAATTTCTGCTTCTATCGAGGAAATTTCGGCAGCTGTCCAAAATGTAGATGCACAAGCAGAAGACCAATTCCGCAAAGTTGATTTTTTGAAATTAAAAATGGCGGAGCTTTCCAGTTTGATTGAAGCGACGGGAAGGCAAGTAGGGAAGGCATCTAAGGATGTAACACTGATTTCGGAAGAGGCAAGGTCGGGCCAAGCTTCTTTGGACTCGATGAGAAATTCTATCACCAAAATCAGCAATAGTTCTGAAGAAATTGGAAGTGTGATTGAAATTATCAACAATATCTCTGAACAAATCAACTTACTAGCGTTAAATGCTGCTATTGAGGCGGCCCGAGCCGGTGTTTATGGACGGGGATTTGCCGTGGTTGCCGATGAAATTGGAAAGTTGGCAGAAAAAACTGCGATGTCTATCGGTGATATTGGAGAACTCATCCAAGCCAATGAAAAGGAGATTGAGAATGGTCGAGAGAACATTGAAACTACCATTTCTCTCATCCAACGGATCATCCAAGGAGTTAGTTCCTTCAATGAGATGACAGATACCATTGAAGCCAGTACCAAGGACCAACTCATTATCAACCAAAAGGTAGGCGAAGAGGTCGACAAGGTAAACCAGATCAGCCAAGCCATCCGTTTGTCCATGGAAGAGCAGAAAAATGCAATCGGAGAAGTGGCACAGGCTATCTTCAGTATCAACGATTTGACCCAAGGGACCGCCGCTGGGCTCGAAGAGATGACTGCCACCTCCAACGGGATTGCAAATTTAGCAGAAACCCTAAAAAGAAAAATCAACTTTTTCAAAATCTCCTAAATTCTTGCATATTTTGCTTGCCGGGATCTACATATCAAGATTTCTTGATATGTAGATATCTTGGATATGGCAATAGAAACCCTTCCCCAGTCTAGGCCCTCTGGCCACCTGCTTTCCGCAACCAAAGCCATATCCGATGAAACGCGGATTCGGATCCTCCATATCCTCAGTTTTGGTGCCTTTTCTGTGAATGAAGTGGTAGAAATTTTGGGTATGGGACAGTCTCGGATCTCTCGTCATTTGAAGATACTCACTGAGGCTGGACTTATTGGATCTCGTCGGGAAGGAAGCCTTGTTTATAGTTTCCTTCCTGAGGAAGAAGATACAGAACTTAAATTTCCACTCGAACTCACCAAATTATTGTTATCTTATAAAGAAGACCTGCCCTCAAGGGAAAGGGACCAAAGAATGGTCCACCAAATCCTGGAAACTCGGGAACGAAAATCAAAATCCTTTTTTGATGGAGTTGCCGAAAGTTGGGAAAAATTACAAGAAGAGACACTACATCCCAAACTCTACCGGTCTTGGATTTTACAGGAGCTCCCTCTTTGCGAAAATATTTTGGATTTGGGTTGTGGGCCTGGCGGGCTTATCCCTTTTCTTTTGAACAAAGCCAAACATGTTACAGGAGTGGACAACTCCTCTAAAATGATTGAAAGTGCTTCGTCTCATTATGGAAAAAATCCTAGTGTGAGTTTGATTCAAACTCCTATGGAGCATTTACCTTTGGCAACTCACTCCTGTGATGCGGTTGTTGCTTCTATGGTAATGCATCATATTTCACACCCACCTACTGTACTTGAAGAAGTGGCACGAGTTCTAAAACCAGGTGGAGTTTTGTGTATTGTTGATTTAGGAAAACACAACGCAGAGTATATGCGTGATAATTTTGCGGACCTTTGGCTTGGATTTGAACCAGAGTTATTTGAATCTTGGTTGTCCAATGCAGGTTTTCGCGTGGGCTCTATGAATGAGATCCAAACAGAATCTAGTTTTAAAATTTTAACTATCAAAGCAACAAAAGAAGAAGGAGGACAATATGTCCACAGCAACTGAAACAAAAACAGAAAGATTGCCATTTAAAGTGAAGGATATCTCTCTTGCAGAATGGGGAAGAGAAGAGATCATTTTGGCAGAAAAAGAAATGCCGGGCCTTATGGCTCTTCGTAAAGAATTCGGAACTTCTAAGCCACTCAAAGGTGCTAGAATTTGTGGATCTCTTCACATGACAATCCAAACAGCGGTTCTAATTGAAACCTTGGCTGCATTAGGTGCTGACATTCGTTGGTCCTCTTGTAACATTTTTTCAACACAAGACCACGCTGCCGCTGCGATTGCAAAAGCAGGAATCCCTGTATTTGCATGGAAAGGCGAATCAGAAGAAGAATACTGGTGGTGTATTGAACAAACACTATTTTTTGACGGTGGCAAAGGACCAAACATGATCCTTGATGACGGTCATGATCTAACTCACTACATCCATGAAAAATACCCACAACTTCTTGCAGACATCAAAGGTGTTTCTGAAGAAACAACTACAGGTGTGATCGCACTTCATAAAAAATTGAAAGCGGGAACTCTTAAAATCCCTGCAATCAACGTAAATGACTCTGTAACAAAATCTAAGTTTGATAACCTCTACGGTTGCCGTGAGTCACTTGCTGACGGAATCAAACGCGCAACAGACGTGATGCTTGCTGGTAAAGTAGCACTTGTTTGTGGATACGGTGACGTAGGAAAAGGTTCTGCAGCATCTCTTCGTAACTTCGGTGCACGAGTGATTGTTACTGAAATCGATCCAATTTGTGCTCTTCAAGCAGTAATGGAAGGATACCAAGTTCTTCGTGTAGAAGATGCAATTGAAAATGCAGACATCATTGTAACGGCAACGGGAAATGATGACATCATCACACTTGAAAACATGAAAGCGATGAAAGACGGTGCGATTCTTTGTAACATCGGGCACTTTGATACAGAAATCCAAATGTCTCGTTTGAATTCTGAAAAAGGTGTGATCAAAAAAGAAATCAAACCTCAGGTTGATAAATACACTTTCCCTAACGGTAGATCCATTATCGTTCTTGCAGAAGGTCGATTGGTAAACCTTGGTTGCGCTACTGGTCACCCATCGTTTGTAATGTCTAGTTCTTTCACTAACCAAGTTTTGGCACAGATCGAACTCTATACTACAAAATATGAATTGGGCGTACATCGTCTTCCAAAACACTTGGATGAAAAAGTGGCAGCACTTCATTTAGAACAGTTAGGAGTTCGTTTAACAAAACTAACTCAAAAACAAGCTGATTACATCAGCGTTCCACTCGAAGGTCCATACAAACCTGACCACTACCGATACTAAAAAAATCGCCCTTTTTGGTGGAATCCAAAAGGGGCAATGGAGTTTCTCATGGCTTATGTTGTAACTGAAATTTGCGTTGATTGTAAATACACGAGTTGTGCAGCAGTTTGTCCGGTGGAAGCTTTTCATGAAGCTCCGGACACTTTGTACATTGATCCGGACACTTGTATTGATTGTAATGCTTGTCAATACGAATGTCCAATTGATGCGATTTTCCCGGACTATGATGTTCCGGAAAAACACAAACCTTCTATCGAAGTAAACGCAAAAGAAGCAAACAAATTCCCGGTAATTGTGACTACAAAACCACCCCTCAAAGGTGCGAAGTGTTCCGATTCGAGTAAATAAATGAATTAGGGGTGTATGGCTTAGGCCCTGCACCCTTTTACTATATACTAATATAATTATATGAAATTTGAATATACCAATCCTTCCTCCAAATCCCTTTTAAAACTAATTAATGAGAGAATTCTCGTTTTAGATGGTGCTATGGGCACCATGATCCAAAGACATTCTTTGGAAGAAGATGACTTCCGTGGAGATCGTTTTAAGGATTGGCCAGTTTCCATCAAAGGGAATAACGATGTTTTGGCGATCACCCGCCCTGATATCATTGAATCGGTCCACTTGGAATACCTAGAAGCTGGTGCCGATATCATTGAAACCAATACTTTTAGTTCGAATATTGTCTCCCAGGCGGACTACCAAATGGAGTCAGCGGTTCGGGATCTAAATCTTGCGGCCGTGACCTGTGCTAAAAATGCAGTAGCTAAGTATAAAGCAAAAACTGGGAAAGAAGATGTGTTCATTGCAGGTTCCATTGGACCGACAGTAAAAACTGCTTCGCTCTCTCCGGATGTTAACAATCCTGCATTCCGCGCTGTCACCTTTGATGAGTTAGTGGATTGTTTTTATGAACAAGTTTCGGCACTCCTAGATGGGGGTGTAGATTTACTTTTACCAGAAACCAATATTGATACTTTAAATCTTAAGGCTTGTATTTTTGCGATTGAGAAGGTGTTCGAAGAACGTAAAATTCGTATCCCCGTTGTGCTTTCGGTGACGATTACCGATGCCTCTGGTAGAACACTTTCCGGCCAAACGGGCGAAGCGTTTTATATATCGATCAAACATGCCAAAGCTCTCGCTGTTGGAATCAACTGTGCGCTCGGTGCCGGTGAGATGCGTCCTTATATCGAAGAACTTTCTCGTGTAGCCGAAGGTTATGTGTCTTGTTATCCGAATGCAGGGCTTCCCAATGCCTTTGGTGGGTACGACCAAACGCCAGAAGAGTTTGGTGGTTGGATGAAAAACTTTGCAGAAGCAGGTTTTTTAAACATCGTCGGTGGATGTTGCGGAACTACACCAGATCATATACGAGCTGCCAAAGAAGCAGTCTCTAACATTGCTCCCCGCCCTTTAAGGGAACAACCGAAACTAAGTACTTTTGCAGGGCTTGAACCTTTAAAACTTACTAAAGACCAAGGGTTTAT
The sequence above is drawn from the Leptospira wolbachii serovar Codice str. CDC genome and encodes:
- a CDS encoding TIGR04454 family lipoprotein, which encodes MKKSLILALALGLFLANCKSKVYTQEECESALAGTFVQIEEEAKKNPAAAPVLAGLQQGKQKMIDQCMEGKFDPNCLKNAPGFAGIMGCVKK
- a CDS encoding Lsa36 family surface (lipo)protein, producing MNLRNLLFVLVFVTTVSQSELHAQFTCEGSACSFLPPILTEAGNGSLRKFETGYLNEVLKTNLEAGFLANVGASNIGTGMVRRIQFGISTSAAGYKKDDIQIQDNYIKYPKLPNVGGAAIPSFHLDINPGWLLGTSEGGYIRRMGIFLHGMNVAISEDQIQSASNNKNYEGRIAVRSYGGMIRYQLVEKEGFLMNLITWNGINVGVGHHVMEQNMSLSYLEGKAAQIEFQGVKGKWGGDTNFAFNTKVQTTNVDLRTGLGLFWIANVIVGGGYSWNSGSNSASLSRRGPFLINSNEAQPLELPREYQSAIDKELLAQNPNATLGFKASSESNSKRGVGYGIVGLEFDLFLLKVIAEGLYGGKDLYSANLGVKLSF
- a CDS encoding M61 family metallopeptidase; its protein translation is MAKEQEEKTIDRPDQSNSLQLDFEVSLFDLFKHYFQVRLRVKTDQSEMNFCLPSWTPGSYMIRDYGTHLHKFAVKNLNTGEIVPWEMVDLHRWKLKNLPSEFEISYIIYAFEDFTVRTNYLETEFGFINPPALFLYPEGKLEQPSTIQFQVSNHFPYVYSSLTRSEEDNHLFFAENFDELFDSPFHLSKQNSVFFTAGTTKHELLVEGDVNFDFKTKLAQDLKRITETQIDWMMDSPNPYYLFVLNLSLPAYGGLEHRASSINYFNPELIFDEEEYKKLLELLSHEYFHLWNIKRIRPIALGPFDYQKPNLTRELWIAEGFTSFYDAYFLYHSGFLSKEEYLSKLQSDILSLEDNEADFWMSLEESSFTAWTKYYKRNGNSHNITVSYYTKGGVIALCMNLFLLKESKEKKTIRHVFQNLNEVFVKTKNRGFTKQEFFDTVKDVTGVDLKTEFNQYLEYPKPIPVDHYLDIIGIQRIQTDLVGETGFKTKEKNGNLYIQKLLHKSDMDSFDLMLDDEILAINGKRATANALQKLEKNLGPGEKFHLILSRSGKIKESMITASGYYKTRKFVIAEDSSDDRKELRDFFLRNIV
- a CDS encoding DMT family transporter, translating into MRENASTEWKGVVLVLMGALLFSAKAVIVKLTYRYEISAIGSLFFRMLFAFPFLAWIAWKAEREEGKTKLTKKDVIHLLLMGVVGYYLASLFDFLGLKYISAGLERIILFIYPTLVVILSFLFLKKKIHIREVFSLVLTYTGVFLAYGQDVQLGSAKEVSLGAFFILLSALTYAIYLMGSGSIIPKLGAKKYTAWALIISSFAVYIHFAIFGTYKELIQPFSFYALAFIMGTVNTVVPAIFVSEGIKRVGSKTAAIVGSVGPMSTLFLAYWLLDEPITILHSIGTLFVLTGVFWISTAKKAKEVSV
- a CDS encoding VOC family protein, which produces MIHHIAIGTPHPSHLAKFYLKIPGSKKIQEFYYESGEIRSLWIGFGPIILMLEEGEKQSPRALVFSFSERDRSEWIQFLNQVKIQNQTEYTAYFLDSDGNLLGVSQYPEKLKDLLEMS
- a CDS encoding methyl-accepting chemotaxis protein — translated: MSIKQKLAFGSAVITLFSLGVILTLISYVIYKNAKEDALENISVLADKISLDVGDYLSAPLGEAYLLKQILQEPNLLDRERVFQILNVMTASNESILGTYVVFESNAFDGKDSNYRNTKYHDNSGRFIPYSVKSNGKIIIEPVVGFDLPESDFYQLPKKNKKVELIPPFDYKVDGKDVTMISLVYPVIRNQNFIGIAGADLSLETIRTYLHNLKILEGTVKITLVASNGYVLFNGLHPDKKDVIWKDEEDKYINLAMSTKQRQTYSDSEYFHVSLPIQLVENTAPWTLRVSYPQGKITSEIQFIFWIALGLGITGILFSTLANMMIFRNLVDRRLQSLIGFTKDAANGNLSKEIVDENKDEIGHLVEAVVAMVTNIRHILSVAQTSGSDLTDTSRFMENTIIELSDLAQSQAASSEEASATVEELNASSETINANVEQAVNNSKSIHTSLHAIQNLVQKITTEVESFGEIAVGANQKAEEGRNMAGLTSKAIEEIQEKSLAITEFSDVISNISEKTSLLALNAAIEAARAGESGRGFAVVAEEISKLASQAAESVSQINTLSEEALDSIQNGGTQVTKLIDLLREIIKEVSVIFEKAKDIVPLIQDQKTRTDQIYVEIEEITSLVESIQQSTEEQKRATFELSNMTINISNGSQILSEQSETMSANSLRMTGISSKLSEILLKFHL